The genomic region GCGAGCCGCCGCGGGCGCCGTTCACCATGCCGTCAACGAGGCGGTCGAAGGCGGCCAGGGACCAGAAGCCGGCTGCGCCTGCGGTGAGAATTGCGAGCACACTGAGCGCCACGCCTGCCGACCAGCCGAGTTGGCGCCCGCCGAATGTGGGAACAGTGCGTGGCCTGCGTCTCACGCGGGCCTGCGCTTTCCGGACTGACTGTTACGCAACACGGGTTTCACCTCATCGCCCGAACCTGACCCCGATATTGCCCATGAGCATAGGCCCATGGGCAATAGGGGGAAAGATCAAACCGGATCGCGGGCGATATAGGTCTCGTAGTCGAACTCATCTTCCCATTTGGCGACGGCGGTCGCCACGGTCGCATCTCCGGTCACATTGGTGAGGGTCCGCATCATGTCGAGCAGACGGTCGAAGGGCAGGATGAAGCCGATCACGAGATAGGCCGTTTCCTGCGGAATGCCGACTTGCTGCAGGGCCATGCCGGAGAGCAGCAGGCCCGCACTCGGGATGCCGGCTGCGCCGATCGACACCAGCGTCGCCATCAGGGCCACCAGCACGTATTGGCCAAGCGTGACATCGACACCGAGCGCCTGCGCGCCGAACAGGGCGACCATGCCGATATAGATGGCCGTGCCGTCCATGTTGATCGTGGCGCCCAGCGGCAGGACCGAGCCAGCGATGGATTTGTCGACGCCAAGGTTCTCCTCGGCGCAGGCAATGGTCACGGGCAGCGTGGCGCTGGACGAGGAGGTCGAATAGGCGACGGCCTGCGCATCGGTGACACCGCGGAAGAAAGGCATCAGCGGCAGGCGCAGGACGAATTTGAGGATCCCGCCATAGGTGATGATGATGTGCAGGATGCAGGCAAGGTAGAGCGCGATGGCGAGCACGCCGAGGCTCTGCAGGATGCCGAGACCTTGCGTGGCCAGCACCCAGGTCATCAGGGCGAACACGCCGAACGGCGCGGTTTCCATGACGAACTCGGTGACTTTCATCATCACTTCGGCCGCGCCGTCAAAGAAGGCGGCGACCGGCTTGCCCATATCTCCGGCGAGCATGATGCCGACGCCGAACAGGATGGCGAAGAAGATCACCTGCAGGATGTCGCCTTCGGCGAGGGCTGCGAACGGGTTGGTCGGGACAATGGCGAGGAAGCGTTCGACAAAGCCGCCTGCTGCGTCAGCCTTGGCGCTGGCTTCGGCCATGGCGCTGCCATCGACCCCTTCGAACATTTCCGGCGTCAGGCTTGCGCCCGGCTGGAAGAGGGTGGCCATGATAAGGCCCAGCGTGACGGCGACGGCCGTGGTGCCGAAATAGAGACCGATGGTGCGCAGGCCGAGACTGCCGAGGCGTTTCGGGTCGCCCATGGCAATCATGCCGGACACAAGCGTGAAGAAGACAAGCGGGACGACCAGCATCCGGATCAGGCGGAGGAACAAATCCCCCAGCCATTTGACCCAGTCCGTGGCGAAAACTGCAGCCGCGTCGGGTCCCATGCTCGCTCGCAGGGCGATGCCCGCGATCGTGCCGAGCACAAGGGCAGCGATCACGCGCTTCCACAGGTCAATTTCAAACCACCACTTCATCCACAGCTCCCTGAAAAGTTCGGCAGACCCTAGGGACGAGATTGTGGGAAGGCAATTGCACGAATGCCCGGCACTGCAATCAGGTCACCAGTGCTTGCCAGAGGGGCAGGGGCGGCCTTATTGCGGCAGGTGATGGCAAATTTTCGCGCTTCCCTGCCAATAGATGAGGTGCTGGGGGACATTTCTGCCCGCCTCCGTGAGGCGCCGCGGCTTGTGCTGGCCGCCCCGCCGGGCGCGGGCAAGACAACCCGTGTGCCATTGTCTCTCGCCGGGTTTCTGGACCTTCCTGCGGTCGTGACCGGACGCATCCTGATGCTGGAGCCGCGCCGCATCGCTGCGCGCATGGCGGCCCAGCAGATGGCGAAAAGCCTTGGCGAACCGCTCGGCAAGCGCGTCGGCCTGACAACCCGAGTGGACCGCAAGGTTTCTGCCGACACGGTGGTGGAAGTGATCACCGATGGCCTGTTCACGCGGCGCATCCTGAACGATCCGGAACTGGGCGGCGTCGGCGCGATCCTTTTCGACGAATTCCATGAGCGGCGGCTGAATTCGGATCTTGGACTCGCCCTGGCCCTGGAAAGCCAGGCCGCATTCCGGGAAGACCTGAAACTCCTGATCATGTCGGCGACGCTGGACACAGGCCGTGTGTCGGTGGTGTTCGATGCCCCCGTGGTGGAGAGCGAAGGCCGGATGTTCCCGGTGGAGACGCGCTACCTCGGCCGGTCGCAGGACCGGATTGAGGACCGGATGGCAGCAGCGGTGCGCCGGGCGCTGCGGGAAGAGGGGGGATCCATGCTTGCCTTCCTGCCGGGTGCGGGAGAGATCCAGCGCACCGCAGAGCGGTTGGAAGGGCTCGGCCCGGGTGTGATCGTAGCGCCGTTGTTCGGGGCCCTCAGCCCGGCGGAACAGGACGCCGCCGTGCAGCCTGCGCCGGATGGGAAACGCAAGATCGTTCTGGCAACGGACATTGCCGAAAGCGCCCTGACCATTGAAGGCGTACGGATCGTCATCGATTCCGGCCTGTCGCGGGTGGCGGAAGACAATATCGGCGGGCTCGGCTCGCGCCTCAGCACAGTGCGGGCTTCGCGTGCCTCGGTCGACCAGCGCCGTGGCCGGGCAGGGCGCCTTGAGCCGGGTGTCTGCTATCGCCTGTGGGACGAGGAAGCGACGCGCGGCCTGATGCCTGCGCCAGTGCCGGAAATCCTCTCGAGCGATTTGTCCGGCCTTGTCCTGACACTTGCCGAATGGGGTGAACGGGATGCCACAAACCTGACCTGGATGGATGCCCCGCCCGCCGGGCGCCTGAAGGTAGCGGCAGACCTATTGCTCACCTTGAAGGCCGTGGACGAGGACGGGCGATTGACGCCGCTTGGTTCGGAGATGTCGCGCCTGCCTCTGCCGCCGCGCCTTGCCGCGCTGGTTGCCGGGGCCGAGGGCGGGGAGCGTGCGCTGGCCGCAGAAGTGGCCGCGCTGGCTGGAGAACGCGGCGTAGGCGGAACATCTGTCGATCTGCGGGAGCGGTTGTCACGGTTCCGGCAGGAACGCTCGCCTCGGGCCCGCGTGCTGCAGCAACAGGCAAAGAACTGGGGCAAGGGCGCGGCGCCGTCGGGTGATCTGGCGAAACTGCTCGCCCGGGCCTGGCCGGATGAGGTTGCGCGCAAGCGGCCCGGCAGCGCGGGGATTTACCTGCTCGCATCGGGCCGGGCCGCGACCCTGCCGGAGAGCGATGCGCTGGCAAAGTCCGACTGGCTGGTCGTGGCCGATCTTGGCGGGGCTTCGAAAGAAGCGCGCATCTCGCTCGCCGTGCCGGTCAGCGAAGCGGATGCCCTGGCGAGTGGCAAGACCGTCAGCGAGGACCGGGCCGATTTCGATCCGAAGACCGGCCGGTTCACGGCGCGGCGGGTGAAAGCGCTGGGCGCCATCGTCTTGTCGGAAGCACCGCTGCCGAAACCCTCGGCTGACGTCGCTGCGAAGGCGATGCTGGACGCGGTGCAGGCGCAGGGATTCTCTGCGATCGGGGCAGGGGAGGTGGTGGAAGAAACGCTGTCCCGCATCACCTTGCTGGAAAAGGCGGGACTGGTTGAGGCGCAAGGCCTGAACGGTGAGCGCCTTCTTGCATCGGCTGCGGACTGGCTATTGCCGTGCCTGAAGAAAGCCGGCGCGCAGGTGCCGGCAGATCACAAGGTGCGCGACGCGCTGATTGCCTCGCTCGACTGGTCGGTTCAGGAAGCGCTGCGCACCGGCGCGCCCTTGTCGCTGGAACTGCCCTCCGGCCAATCTGCGCGTGTCGACTATCTCGATCCGCGCGCGCCGCTCGTCTCGGCGCGGGCGCAGGCCTTCTGGGGGTGTGCAGAACATCTGCGGATTGCCGGGGGCCGCGTGCCGGTAACGGTGGAGATGTTGTCGCCCGGCATGAAGCCGGTTGCGACAACGCAGGATCTGCCCGCCTTCTGGCAAGGTGGCTACAAGGACATGGCGAAGGACATGCGCGGGCGCTATCCCAAGCATGACTGGCCGGACGACCCGGCAAAAGCCCGCGCGCATGAAGGCCGGACGAAGAAGCGACTGTGATGAGCAAAGAAATCCGTATCCGCAGCGACTGGCGCGAAGGTGATGTCGAACGCATCGTCGACCTGCACCGGCGCGGTTATGAGCGAGAAGGCGGACATCACTACGGCGCCGACTTCCTGGACCATGTGCGCCACACGGTGGAGGAGGCTGACATTCCCTCCCGGCCGGGCAATTGCGTCTGGTTCGTCGAGATGGACGGCGAAGCGGTGGGCTGCGCGGCGGTGGTCGACCGCGGGACGGAAGGCCAGTTGCGCTGGGTCGTGCTGACGCCGGAAACGCGCGGGCTCGGCCTTGGCGGCAAATTGCTGGACGCGGCGATGCAGCACGCCGCCGCGCAGGACTGGACGTCAATCTATCTCGAAACCACAGATGGGTTGGAGGCGTCGATGGCGCTTTACGAGCGGCTCGGATTTGAAATCGAGATCGCGGAAGACCGCCCGCTCTGGCATGGCGGTGGCCGTTTCATCCAGATGCGCAAGGCGCTGTCAGTTCAGAACGGCGCGGGCAGGGATAACGAGAGATGATCTCCCGTGCCCGGATGATTGAACGCAATGGCGCTGGCATTCAGGTGCAGGCGCGGTGCAGCCGCGCGCGCAGCTTCATGGGCATAGAGTTCGTCCCCGAGGATCGGATGCCCGATTTCGGCGAGGTGCACGCGTAGCTGGTGCGAGCGTCCGGTGAGTGGGGTCAGGCGCACGCGGCTGCAGTGCGCCCCGGTCTCCACCGTCTCGTATAAAGTCCGGCTTGGCTTTCCGGTCTCGTGGTCGACTTTCTGGCGGGGGCGGTTGGGCCAGTCGGTGATCAGGGGCAGGTCGATTTCTCCGGCGGCGGGATCAGGCACGCCCCAGACATCCGCGATGTATGTTTTCTCGATCTCTCCCCGCTCGAACAGGCCGGAAAGGGCCGCTTGCATCTCTTTCGACCGGGCGAGAATGAGCAGGCCGCTGGTGGACATGTCGAGGCGGTGCACTGTCAGCGCGCCCGGATACTCGGCGGCAACGCGGGAGACTGCACAGTCCGCTTTCTCCGGACCACGTCCGGGCACGGATAATAGGCCGGATGGCTTGTCGATGACGATCAACTGGTCGTCGACATGTACATAGCGGATCGGGTTCTTCGGCGGCGTGTAAGGGGTCACACGACAAGGTCCGGCAGGACCAGGCGGAAGACCGTGCCTTCC from uncultured Hyphomonas sp. harbors:
- a CDS encoding dicarboxylate/amino acid:cation symporter — encoded protein: MKWWFEIDLWKRVIAALVLGTIAGIALRASMGPDAAAVFATDWVKWLGDLFLRLIRMLVVPLVFFTLVSGMIAMGDPKRLGSLGLRTIGLYFGTTAVAVTLGLIMATLFQPGASLTPEMFEGVDGSAMAEASAKADAAGGFVERFLAIVPTNPFAALAEGDILQVIFFAILFGVGIMLAGDMGKPVAAFFDGAAEVMMKVTEFVMETAPFGVFALMTWVLATQGLGILQSLGVLAIALYLACILHIIITYGGILKFVLRLPLMPFFRGVTDAQAVAYSTSSSSATLPVTIACAEENLGVDKSIAGSVLPLGATINMDGTAIYIGMVALFGAQALGVDVTLGQYVLVALMATLVSIGAAGIPSAGLLLSGMALQQVGIPQETAYLVIGFILPFDRLLDMMRTLTNVTGDATVATAVAKWEDEFDYETYIARDPV
- a CDS encoding pseudouridine synthase, which translates into the protein MTPYTPPKNPIRYVHVDDQLIVIDKPSGLLSVPGRGPEKADCAVSRVAAEYPGALTVHRLDMSTSGLLILARSKEMQAALSGLFERGEIEKTYIADVWGVPDPAAGEIDLPLITDWPNRPRQKVDHETGKPSRTLYETVETGAHCSRVRLTPLTGRSHQLRVHLAEIGHPILGDELYAHEAARAAAPRLHLNASAIAFNHPGTGDHLSLSLPAPF
- the hrpB gene encoding ATP-dependent helicase HrpB; translation: MANFRASLPIDEVLGDISARLREAPRLVLAAPPGAGKTTRVPLSLAGFLDLPAVVTGRILMLEPRRIAARMAAQQMAKSLGEPLGKRVGLTTRVDRKVSADTVVEVITDGLFTRRILNDPELGGVGAILFDEFHERRLNSDLGLALALESQAAFREDLKLLIMSATLDTGRVSVVFDAPVVESEGRMFPVETRYLGRSQDRIEDRMAAAVRRALREEGGSMLAFLPGAGEIQRTAERLEGLGPGVIVAPLFGALSPAEQDAAVQPAPDGKRKIVLATDIAESALTIEGVRIVIDSGLSRVAEDNIGGLGSRLSTVRASRASVDQRRGRAGRLEPGVCYRLWDEEATRGLMPAPVPEILSSDLSGLVLTLAEWGERDATNLTWMDAPPAGRLKVAADLLLTLKAVDEDGRLTPLGSEMSRLPLPPRLAALVAGAEGGERALAAEVAALAGERGVGGTSVDLRERLSRFRQERSPRARVLQQQAKNWGKGAAPSGDLAKLLARAWPDEVARKRPGSAGIYLLASGRAATLPESDALAKSDWLVVADLGGASKEARISLAVPVSEADALASGKTVSEDRADFDPKTGRFTARRVKALGAIVLSEAPLPKPSADVAAKAMLDAVQAQGFSAIGAGEVVEETLSRITLLEKAGLVEAQGLNGERLLASAADWLLPCLKKAGAQVPADHKVRDALIASLDWSVQEALRTGAPLSLELPSGQSARVDYLDPRAPLVSARAQAFWGCAEHLRIAGGRVPVTVEMLSPGMKPVATTQDLPAFWQGGYKDMAKDMRGRYPKHDWPDDPAKARAHEGRTKKRL
- a CDS encoding GNAT family N-acetyltransferase, giving the protein MSKEIRIRSDWREGDVERIVDLHRRGYEREGGHHYGADFLDHVRHTVEEADIPSRPGNCVWFVEMDGEAVGCAAVVDRGTEGQLRWVVLTPETRGLGLGGKLLDAAMQHAAAQDWTSIYLETTDGLEASMALYERLGFEIEIAEDRPLWHGGGRFIQMRKALSVQNGAGRDNER